One window of the Chryseobacterium camelliae genome contains the following:
- a CDS encoding SMODS domain-containing nucleotidyltransferase → MKINSYFNDFLSNIRLTSSQKDDLKRGHKTLRDRLSADDELKDIIISTFLQGSYRRSTAVRPLNGKRADVDVIVVTNLDRNEITPQQSIEKFIPFVEKHYKGKYEIQGRSIGIELSYVDLDIVITSAPSESDRELLKSSSVTSSLMLEDFTNDYEWRLTKGWSDPDPMKSFNFLAESVKNQAEWKMEPLWIPDSEADSWDQTHPLEQIRWTRDKNKNTNKHFVNIVKALKWWRTLKLTDLKYPKGYPIEHMIGDCCPDGVTSVAEGVYKTLQGIVDTYSSERLWGTTPVLPDRGVPEHNVWKRVSNDDFISFYDSVEEYAALAKEALEAETLKEQVEKWKEFFGDKFPSYDGDDTKNTLSSGSAGFTTRKENTDAGPGRFA, encoded by the coding sequence ATGAAAATCAATTCGTATTTCAATGACTTTTTGTCAAATATCAGACTCACATCTTCGCAAAAAGATGATTTAAAAAGAGGACATAAGACATTACGCGACCGTCTTTCTGCAGATGATGAACTTAAAGACATCATTATTTCAACATTCCTACAGGGCAGTTACAGAAGGTCTACAGCTGTCCGACCTTTAAATGGTAAACGCGCAGATGTTGATGTGATAGTAGTCACCAACCTGGACCGAAATGAAATTACACCTCAGCAGTCCATTGAAAAATTTATCCCATTCGTAGAGAAACATTATAAGGGAAAGTATGAAATTCAAGGTCGATCTATTGGAATTGAACTATCTTACGTCGATCTGGATATTGTAATAACTTCTGCTCCGTCTGAATCAGATAGAGAACTTCTAAAATCAAGCAGTGTGACCTCAAGTCTAATGCTTGAAGATTTTACCAACGATTATGAATGGCGCCTGACAAAAGGATGGAGCGATCCTGATCCTATGAAATCTTTTAATTTTTTGGCAGAATCTGTAAAAAACCAAGCTGAGTGGAAAATGGAGCCTTTATGGATTCCGGACAGTGAAGCTGATTCCTGGGACCAAACTCATCCACTAGAGCAGATCCGTTGGACTAGAGACAAGAATAAAAATACAAACAAGCATTTTGTAAATATTGTTAAAGCATTAAAATGGTGGAGGACGCTGAAGCTAACTGACCTAAAATATCCAAAAGGTTATCCAATTGAACACATGATCGGTGATTGCTGTCCGGACGGTGTCACTTCTGTTGCCGAAGGTGTTTACAAGACACTGCAGGGAATAGTTGACACCTACAGTTCAGAGAGATTATGGGGGACTACTCCTGTCCTACCTGACCGAGGTGTACCAGAACACAATGTGTGGAAAAGAGTTTCCAATGATGATTTTATTTCATTTTATGATTCTGTGGAAGAATATGCGGCCCTGGCGAAGGAGGCATTGGAGGCTGAAACTTTAAAGGAGCAAGTAGAAAAGTGGAAAGAATTCTTTGGTGATAAATTTCCATCTTATGACGGAGATGACACTAAAAATACGCTATCCTCTGGCTCAGCTGGGTTTACAACAAGAAAAGAGAATACAGATGCTGGACCAGGTAGATTTGCATAA
- a CDS encoding Mov34/MPN/PAD-1 family protein: MVYANIENNLKIHLSEDLLFELQTYCTLSGHLETGGILIGLYTDNNMSAKITAVTGPPSDSKHGRTTFFRGTKGLKKTLDTNWKKGQYYLGEWHYHPYALPDPSFQDINQIKKISTDHKYHCPEPLMIIIGMDGKNFINRIFASLKGQNLIEFHPLESITT; the protein is encoded by the coding sequence ATGGTCTACGCTAATATAGAAAATAATTTAAAAATTCATCTTTCCGAAGATCTACTTTTTGAACTACAAACGTATTGCACCCTGTCCGGACATTTAGAAACCGGAGGAATACTAATAGGACTATACACGGACAATAACATGTCCGCAAAAATTACGGCTGTCACCGGTCCACCCAGTGACTCTAAACATGGTAGAACAACATTTTTCAGAGGAACGAAGGGATTAAAAAAAACCTTAGACACCAACTGGAAAAAAGGTCAGTATTACCTCGGAGAATGGCATTATCATCCCTACGCATTACCCGACCCAAGCTTTCAGGATATCAACCAGATTAAGAAAATATCCACAGATCATAAATATCATTGTCCAGAACCATTGATGATTATTATCGGAATGGACGGAAAAAACTTCATAAACCGCATTTTTGCGTCTTTAAAAGGGCAAAATTTAATTGAGTTTCATCCGCTAGAAAGCATAACCACCTGA
- the aspA gene encoding aspartate ammonia-lyase, with protein MGDFRKESDLLGVLEVPADAYYGVQTQRAIDNFKISGQLLSSYPEFIRGLAFVKMAAAKTNYELGLLDESLYFKIAETCHEIIAGRFHEQFPVDMIQGGAGTSINMNANEVIANRVLEKMGKDKGQYEFCSPNDHINLSQSTNDAYPTAIKMGLLQMNAVLVEKLQKIVEAFREKGNEFRGIIKMGRTQLQDAVPMTLGQEFEAFAATLEEDISKLNNNAELFVEVNMGATAIGTGINAPVGYAALCAKNLAEITGYPIVSAPDLVEATPDTGSYVIYSSAMKRLAVKLSKICNDLRLLSSGPRAGLFEINLPPMQPGSSIMPGKVNPVIPEVVNQVCFKVIGNDLTVTFAAEAGQLQLNVMEPVLSHAIMENIHFLCNALDTLREKCVVGITANKDVCLNMVKHSIGIVTALNPYIGYKQSTAIAKESLETGKSVYDLVLERGMLSQEKLDEILDPAHMLKPHNK; from the coding sequence ATGGGAGATTTCAGAAAGGAAAGCGACCTGCTGGGCGTGCTTGAAGTGCCGGCAGACGCTTATTACGGAGTTCAGACCCAAAGGGCCATCGATAATTTTAAAATCTCGGGACAATTGCTCTCGTCCTATCCGGAGTTTATCCGGGGGCTTGCTTTTGTAAAAATGGCAGCAGCAAAAACCAATTATGAACTGGGATTGCTGGATGAGAGCCTGTATTTTAAAATAGCCGAAACCTGCCACGAAATTATTGCAGGGCGTTTTCATGAACAGTTTCCCGTGGATATGATCCAGGGAGGAGCAGGGACATCCATTAACATGAATGCCAACGAGGTTATTGCCAACCGGGTGCTGGAAAAGATGGGAAAAGACAAGGGGCAATACGAATTCTGTTCTCCCAATGACCATATCAACCTTTCCCAGTCTACCAATGATGCGTATCCCACAGCAATAAAAATGGGACTCCTTCAGATGAATGCCGTCCTGGTAGAAAAGCTTCAGAAAATTGTAGAGGCATTCCGCGAAAAAGGAAATGAATTCAGGGGGATCATCAAAATGGGGAGGACCCAGCTTCAGGATGCTGTTCCCATGACCCTCGGACAGGAATTTGAAGCTTTTGCCGCTACGCTTGAAGAAGATATCTCCAAGCTGAACAATAATGCGGAACTCTTTGTTGAAGTCAATATGGGCGCTACAGCCATCGGTACCGGGATTAATGCTCCGGTTGGGTACGCTGCATTATGCGCGAAAAACCTGGCGGAAATTACCGGTTATCCTATCGTGTCAGCTCCGGATCTTGTAGAAGCCACTCCTGATACAGGTTCGTACGTGATTTATTCTTCAGCCATGAAGCGTCTCGCTGTAAAGCTGTCTAAAATCTGTAATGATTTAAGGCTTCTTTCATCGGGCCCCAGAGCCGGGCTTTTTGAAATCAACCTTCCTCCGATGCAGCCCGGATCTTCTATCATGCCCGGAAAAGTAAACCCGGTGATTCCTGAAGTGGTTAATCAGGTGTGCTTTAAAGTGATCGGAAACGATTTAACGGTAACTTTTGCCGCAGAAGCGGGCCAGCTGCAGCTGAACGTAATGGAGCCGGTATTGTCCCATGCCATCATGGAAAATATTCACTTCCTGTGCAATGCGCTGGACACCCTCCGCGAAAAATGTGTGGTGGGCATTACGGCTAATAAAGATGTATGCCTCAATATGGTGAAGCACAGCATAGGAATTGTAACCGCACTGAACCCTTATATCGGATACAAGCAATCCACAGCCATTGCCAAAGAATCATTGGAAACCGGGAAAAGTGTCTATGACCTGGTCCTGGAAAGGGGAATGCTTTCCCAGGAAAAGCTGGATGAAATCCTCGATCCGGCCCATATGCTGAAGCCGCACAACAAATAA
- a CDS encoding N-acetylmuramoyl-L-alanine amidase: MRKTLYIMGLSAMVFSCTSQQNVKKTSYKRKTPVTQQKTAVVTPPQAKPKPQITTDHGVEFFTTNIADITKNDNTISYGSIVSAKPAGYKVTKTYFPAVAQNFRQKYLILHYTALPEDKSITVLTQQAVSAHYLVNDKEDNQIYQLVDENKRAYHAGISSWRNDKNLNDTSIGIEIVNNGYTADSTARRIFVPFSDDQVKKVAALAKDIVTRYQIPPTNVLAHSDIAPTRKQDPGPLFPWKKLYDEYQIGMWYDEATKKNYYELALVEFTTRYNEPAFIFMIQTALQKFGYGLESSGKWDDATRKTIEAFQYHFRPQNYDGVMDAETWAILQALNVKYPVK; the protein is encoded by the coding sequence ATGCGTAAAACATTATATATCATGGGATTAAGTGCTATGGTTTTTTCCTGTACTTCCCAGCAGAATGTTAAAAAAACTTCCTACAAGCGTAAAACGCCGGTAACACAGCAAAAAACAGCCGTTGTAACCCCACCTCAGGCTAAGCCTAAGCCCCAGATCACCACCGATCATGGCGTAGAATTTTTTACCACCAATATTGCCGATATTACCAAGAATGACAATACCATCAGTTACGGATCTATTGTCTCTGCAAAACCTGCCGGCTATAAGGTTACCAAAACCTATTTTCCTGCGGTTGCGCAGAATTTCAGACAGAAATACCTCATCCTTCATTATACAGCCCTGCCGGAAGATAAATCCATCACCGTGCTGACTCAGCAGGCTGTAAGTGCCCATTATCTGGTAAATGATAAAGAGGACAACCAGATCTATCAGCTGGTGGATGAAAATAAGCGTGCCTATCATGCCGGAATAAGCTCATGGAGGAACGATAAAAACCTTAATGATACGTCAATAGGCATTGAGATCGTAAATAACGGATATACCGCAGACAGTACAGCCAGGAGGATCTTTGTACCCTTCAGTGATGACCAGGTTAAAAAAGTAGCTGCCTTAGCCAAAGATATTGTAACCCGGTACCAGATTCCGCCAACCAATGTCCTGGCACATTCGGATATCGCCCCGACCAGAAAACAGGATCCGGGACCTCTGTTTCCATGGAAAAAGCTTTACGATGAATACCAGATCGGGATGTGGTACGATGAAGCGACTAAAAAGAACTATTATGAACTTGCACTGGTTGAATTTACCACACGGTACAATGAGCCAGCCTTCATCTTTATGATCCAGACCGCTTTGCAGAAATTCGGGTATGGCTTAGAGTCAAGCGGAAAATGGGATGATGCCACCAGGAAAACCATTGAAGCATTCCAGTATCATTTCAGGCCTCAGAATTATGACGGGGTAATGGATGCGGAAACCTGGGCTATCCTTCAGGCACTGAACGTTAAATATCCCGTAAAATAA
- a CDS encoding AAA family ATPase, translated as MLPVNIFGLKNFRIFDDQQGILENFSAINLLTGTNNSGKSSIIKGLQLLKNSVSAKVFPYELDLTEQEHLLGNLENVLYKKTKKKITVSLPFNFLGIRHGLISLTYVVLPADPYKAKLREVQLSDAQDGDVLLSFAYKNASKADKARDLRKYKKDIEEYEKLKADPTYKKRDFYIKYGIFGKPDGEPPVGLVNWSINTAKLKSILSDGLEIYDYHQDNQTEKAWLEKVLDKEGFRVIPSILMSSFKPVADRKAWVSFLSKGLKKKVLRGSLKVTDRDFEPPEYFYPQLEIEGVFYSSCLEILRDNLKWIDVDPSNQRKYNVIEHAFIQTMSHLEQRLFSVNYLSTVREQHVRIYNASLNTPFINLLKGFLPLQGDSTSFLNRYLQAFEIGKRLYIDFKQDYQLIFVSVIDMNGEKRELVDFGYGIKQLILLLIQICVLAEKNKREVHEYDDKGEYWRDIFDPSMLLIEEPETNLHPKWQSLLAEMFFEANKRFKIQLIIETHSEYLIRKFQNLVAAQNAVDLVKIFYLRHFKNINGGNKQVEVLKIKDDGSIPFEVFDGGFFDESNNLQLSLLNIRRDNFVLEFESMKTNLEDSEEKISALEEKIDEFDARMDISRYQANLEVLFDTSKLETTTVKYLASGQFLLNMITLSSDFSPVILQYGRALENELKKVFYRVDPVKKWMLGGMQSSLEKFKFGSSPLSSSCSSAELALLVTELTVIFNRPRDLLIENIDDLRIRRNAVAHAGQLKSKIDAEQYVLDVNEFLSEWINQTK; from the coding sequence ATGCTACCAGTAAACATTTTTGGTCTTAAAAATTTCAGAATTTTTGATGATCAGCAAGGAATTCTTGAAAACTTTTCTGCGATAAATTTATTGACAGGTACGAATAATTCAGGGAAAAGTTCAATAATCAAAGGGCTACAGCTGTTAAAAAATAGCGTTAGTGCAAAAGTTTTTCCTTATGAACTCGATCTCACGGAACAGGAACACCTGCTGGGAAATTTAGAAAATGTACTTTACAAAAAAACAAAGAAGAAAATAACAGTTTCACTTCCCTTTAATTTCCTTGGGATAAGGCATGGACTTATCTCACTTACGTACGTGGTACTGCCAGCTGATCCTTACAAGGCGAAATTAAGGGAGGTGCAGCTTTCTGACGCTCAGGATGGCGATGTTCTCCTTTCTTTTGCTTATAAGAATGCTTCCAAAGCTGACAAAGCCAGAGATCTGAGAAAGTATAAAAAAGATATTGAAGAGTACGAAAAGCTGAAAGCCGATCCAACCTACAAAAAGAGGGATTTTTATATTAAATACGGAATTTTTGGGAAACCCGATGGAGAACCTCCAGTAGGTCTTGTTAATTGGAGTATCAATACTGCGAAATTAAAATCCATTTTAAGCGACGGCTTGGAAATTTATGATTATCATCAAGATAATCAGACCGAAAAAGCTTGGTTAGAAAAAGTTTTAGATAAGGAGGGGTTTCGAGTTATTCCGTCTATATTAATGAGCTCATTCAAGCCAGTAGCCGATAGAAAAGCATGGGTGAGTTTTCTTAGTAAAGGTTTAAAGAAAAAAGTACTTCGGGGTTCCTTAAAAGTGACAGATCGAGACTTTGAACCCCCTGAATATTTTTATCCACAACTGGAGATTGAGGGTGTTTTTTACTCCAGCTGTCTTGAAATCTTAAGGGATAATCTAAAATGGATTGATGTTGATCCTAGTAATCAAAGAAAATACAATGTTATTGAGCATGCATTTATACAGACTATGTCTCACTTAGAGCAGCGTCTGTTTTCGGTTAATTACCTTTCTACAGTAAGGGAGCAGCATGTAAGAATCTATAATGCATCATTAAATACTCCTTTCATTAACCTATTAAAGGGCTTCCTTCCATTACAGGGTGATAGCACTTCATTTTTAAATAGATACCTACAAGCTTTTGAGATTGGGAAAAGGCTTTATATAGATTTTAAGCAAGATTACCAGTTAATTTTTGTTTCTGTAATTGATATGAATGGCGAGAAGCGTGAGCTTGTGGATTTTGGTTACGGAATAAAACAGCTCATTTTATTGCTTATTCAGATTTGTGTTCTGGCCGAAAAAAATAAGAGGGAAGTCCATGAATATGATGATAAAGGTGAATATTGGAGGGACATTTTTGACCCTAGCATGTTATTGATCGAAGAGCCGGAGACGAATTTACATCCAAAATGGCAGTCACTGCTTGCAGAAATGTTCTTTGAAGCCAACAAGCGATTCAAAATCCAGTTGATTATCGAAACTCACAGTGAGTATTTAATTCGTAAGTTTCAAAATTTGGTAGCAGCGCAAAATGCTGTTGACCTTGTTAAAATTTTTTATCTTCGACATTTTAAGAATATTAATGGTGGGAATAAACAGGTTGAAGTCCTTAAAATTAAAGATGATGGAAGTATACCATTCGAAGTGTTTGATGGTGGATTCTTCGACGAATCAAATAATTTACAGTTGAGCTTACTCAATATCAGGAGAGATAACTTTGTGTTGGAATTTGAATCGATGAAGACCAATCTGGAGGATAGTGAAGAGAAAATTTCCGCATTGGAGGAAAAGATTGACGAGTTTGACGCGAGAATGGATATATCCCGTTATCAAGCAAACTTAGAAGTTCTATTCGATACGTCGAAGCTCGAAACTACAACCGTCAAATATTTAGCATCAGGTCAGTTCTTATTAAATATGATTACATTGTCAAGTGACTTTTCTCCAGTTATACTGCAATATGGCAGAGCTCTTGAAAATGAGTTGAAAAAAGTTTTTTACAGAGTCGATCCTGTTAAAAAATGGATGTTAGGAGGTATGCAATCGTCATTGGAAAAATTTAAATTCGGTAGCAGTCCTCTAAGCTCAAGCTGTTCTTCAGCTGAATTGGCGCTTTTGGTAACCGAATTGACAGTTATTTTCAATAGACCGAGAGATTTGCTGATTGAAAACATTGATGATCTCAGGATACGCAGAAATGCCGTAGCGCATGCTGGGCAGTTAAAATCAAAAATTGATGCTGAGCAATATGTCCTGGATGTAAATGAATTTTTAAGTGAATGGATAAATCAGACTAAATAA
- a CDS encoding SOS response-associated peptidase, translating to MCYYNGQRVSREEFIRLMDLEKAVMNYDFLDQEIHEGFNYGNIAVLRPTEDRCNFDIVQMEWGFIPSYIKNREDVKKMRFGYKDSTGKWRQPYTTLNAKGEELILIDENTGREKMFRKAALERRCLILSSEFYEWRHIHRLNKKTNLPLKTADKYPYHIGLKDKAYFFIAAIWQNWTDKDTGETVDTVALVTTEANSLMRQIHNSKNRMPTMLPDELAWEWMMEDLTEQRITEIATYQIKASDMDAYTVEKDFRTTGSPSKVFVYSEVPELSYEV from the coding sequence ATGTGTTATTACAATGGACAACGCGTATCAAGGGAAGAATTCATCAGATTAATGGATCTCGAAAAAGCCGTTATGAACTATGATTTCCTTGATCAGGAAATACATGAAGGTTTTAATTACGGAAATATTGCTGTTTTAAGACCCACCGAAGACCGATGTAATTTCGATATCGTACAGATGGAATGGGGCTTTATACCATCCTATATAAAAAACAGAGAAGATGTCAAAAAAATGCGTTTTGGTTACAAGGACAGTACCGGTAAATGGCGTCAGCCCTACACGACATTGAATGCAAAAGGCGAAGAACTAATATTGATCGATGAAAATACTGGCCGTGAAAAAATGTTCCGGAAGGCAGCACTGGAAAGAAGATGTCTGATCTTATCCAGTGAGTTCTATGAATGGCGCCATATCCATCGACTGAACAAAAAAACCAACCTGCCACTTAAAACAGCTGATAAATATCCATACCATATCGGCTTAAAGGACAAGGCATATTTTTTTATCGCGGCCATATGGCAGAACTGGACTGATAAAGACACAGGGGAAACCGTCGATACTGTTGCCCTTGTAACCACCGAGGCCAATTCATTGATGAGACAGATTCATAACTCAAAGAACAGAATGCCAACAATGCTTCCTGACGAGCTTGCATGGGAATGGATGATGGAAGATCTAACAGAGCAGCGAATCACAGAAATTGCAACTTATCAGATTAAAGCTTCTGACATGGATGCCTATACGGTTGAAAAAGACTTCAGAACAACAGGAAGCCCATCAAAAGTATTTGTCTATTCCGAAGTCCCGGAGTTATCATATGAAGTTTAA
- a CDS encoding ThiF family adenylyltransferase has product MTEMTLKIRYPLAQLGLQQEKRIQMLDQVDLHNLEPTEILKAARRRLEDIKGYQMLEDLVWNHFVKKWKMTFKISIESSDQDLVPNETVWHVLVDHKYPAGNILVVPDCKDGITTTFQHQDFNHIVKDRPWSSGKLCLDESQGSWGRKQYLTEPKSTTSRLYWHIDRCKSWLIAASNNTLVEDGDPFELPAFPPRQKYQLFFNESRATFDSWCKSDYKDGTFTYKQLRKDIYAVLQFKSDNFSLEPNWGKYITDNQNGHQHGIWLLLDNIPVISPWQIPTNFGELIEILNLQKIDLLSTFVKQTQNLKRQGLHPNVVFLGFPVAERIGQDHHLMHWFAFTYPQLPKIKGFRPNAIGLSKHLIKLALQPNKRINWIKTDNWSQEQLTNRGRMTKDMSEMKVLLIGAGSVGSIFIQSLVRLGMNEIKVIDPDTMVAGNLSRHVLTLDSVGVPKAEALSNHMNSIFPSVHSTYENSSLEDAISQNKLTLSDFDIIIEATGQDSVIAFLNDSLVDCTCLFTSISTGYMADTFYLYTSRLRRGKQNFLIDFNAKSKKWLEMDAKKVSGEEQLIEGIGCWHPLFPARIDDIQMLAGAAVKSFEKQIFDGDTAKLTIIQKQYNNDTFIGIKIFEE; this is encoded by the coding sequence ATGACGGAGATGACACTAAAAATACGCTATCCTCTGGCTCAGCTGGGTTTACAACAAGAAAAGAGAATACAGATGCTGGACCAGGTAGATTTGCATAATTTGGAGCCTACCGAAATATTAAAAGCTGCTCGCAGACGACTGGAGGATATTAAAGGTTATCAAATGCTGGAGGACTTGGTCTGGAACCACTTTGTAAAAAAGTGGAAAATGACCTTTAAGATATCCATTGAAAGCTCAGACCAAGACCTAGTGCCAAACGAAACCGTTTGGCATGTTTTAGTTGACCATAAATATCCCGCAGGCAATATTTTGGTGGTGCCTGACTGCAAAGATGGCATTACAACCACTTTTCAACATCAGGATTTTAATCATATCGTTAAAGATCGACCATGGTCCAGCGGTAAATTATGTCTCGACGAGAGTCAAGGAAGCTGGGGAAGAAAACAATATCTTACTGAACCGAAATCCACAACATCCAGACTTTATTGGCATATCGATAGATGTAAAAGCTGGCTGATCGCCGCCAGCAATAATACTTTGGTTGAAGATGGTGATCCCTTTGAATTGCCAGCATTCCCACCAAGACAAAAATACCAGCTTTTTTTTAACGAAAGCAGGGCTACTTTTGACAGCTGGTGTAAAAGTGATTATAAGGATGGAACTTTCACTTACAAGCAATTGAGGAAGGATATTTATGCAGTCCTTCAATTCAAAAGTGACAATTTTAGCCTGGAGCCGAATTGGGGTAAATACATTACAGATAACCAAAACGGCCATCAGCACGGTATTTGGCTACTTCTTGACAATATTCCTGTAATTAGCCCTTGGCAGATTCCCACTAATTTTGGAGAATTAATTGAGATATTAAATCTTCAAAAAATTGATCTGCTATCTACCTTTGTAAAACAAACACAGAATCTAAAGAGACAAGGCTTACATCCTAATGTTGTTTTTTTAGGTTTTCCTGTAGCAGAACGGATCGGACAGGACCATCATTTAATGCATTGGTTTGCGTTCACATATCCACAATTACCAAAAATAAAAGGATTCCGTCCCAATGCTATCGGCTTATCAAAACATCTTATTAAACTGGCCCTACAGCCTAATAAAAGAATAAACTGGATTAAAACAGATAACTGGAGTCAGGAACAATTAACAAATAGAGGTAGAATGACAAAAGATATGTCGGAAATGAAAGTATTGCTAATTGGAGCAGGATCAGTCGGCTCAATTTTCATTCAGTCATTGGTGAGACTTGGTATGAACGAAATTAAAGTAATAGATCCTGATACGATGGTAGCAGGAAATTTATCGCGCCACGTTTTGACTCTAGACTCTGTGGGTGTTCCGAAAGCCGAAGCATTATCAAATCATATGAACAGCATATTCCCTTCTGTACATAGCACATATGAAAATTCTTCACTTGAGGATGCCATCAGTCAAAATAAGCTAACATTATCAGATTTTGATATTATTATTGAAGCGACTGGTCAAGATTCCGTCATTGCTTTTCTCAATGACAGTTTGGTGGATTGCACATGTTTGTTTACATCCATATCAACAGGCTACATGGCAGACACTTTCTACCTCTATACGAGTCGCCTCAGAAGGGGTAAACAAAATTTTTTAATTGATTTTAATGCAAAATCTAAGAAGTGGCTGGAAATGGATGCAAAAAAGGTAAGTGGAGAAGAACAATTAATTGAAGGTATCGGTTGTTGGCACCCCTTATTCCCTGCTAGAATAGATGACATACAAATGCTTGCCGGTGCCGCAGTGAAAAGTTTTGAAAAGCAAATTTTTGATGGTGACACAGCTAAATTAACCATCATCCAAAAACAATATAACAACGATACATTTATAGGTATCAAAATATTCGAAGAATAA
- a CDS encoding SAVED domain-containing protein — MATSVIARQSGDDFQSKFFWLKACGLNLPHTCIKKVAWEMDSTFGFDDVVVYYEPAAKESGYDVTEDYYQVKFHVDHKRGFTCDALMDPEFIGNKTESILQRLHNNYKSDPTNFASKRYNIVNTWGLDHSDNLRLLLGNNGGIRLDNLFKKGPKSTNGKIREAWKAHLEIHSDDELREILAPLRIMHSFGDERHVKDQLNSNLLLSGLKPIPADQHSSKYNDLIQKLHASGKNIFTKDELFDILKAEELYIGKATDEENYFKVGVRSFRKGAENLHNEVDQISCFLHCFSSRFILEEYAGMEFINEQIKATAEKIIENKKPVLLHLDTHLSLATLLGSQLNPKYGVPEITLVQKTFNGKKLWKADTEITPAATGPHWTITEEQLNKHGDETVLSINVTHDIIEDVNNFVKENLRNVKAIVHATILPKIGATSLIDANHAVSALEELINTVRTVKRKSSAMGKVHLFIAAPNALAFYLGQKISLLGKTALYEFDFEQQRNGGYHAILEI; from the coding sequence ATGGCAACCAGTGTAATTGCAAGACAGAGCGGTGACGACTTCCAATCAAAATTTTTTTGGCTAAAAGCCTGTGGATTAAATCTTCCACATACATGCATCAAAAAAGTTGCATGGGAAATGGATTCTACCTTTGGATTCGACGACGTTGTGGTATATTATGAGCCAGCAGCCAAAGAATCAGGGTATGACGTGACAGAAGACTACTACCAAGTAAAATTCCATGTTGACCACAAAAGAGGATTTACTTGCGACGCGCTAATGGACCCGGAATTTATTGGAAATAAGACAGAATCAATTTTACAGAGATTACATAACAATTATAAAAGTGATCCAACTAATTTTGCTTCTAAACGGTACAATATCGTAAATACCTGGGGCTTGGACCACAGTGATAATCTACGACTATTACTTGGTAATAATGGAGGTATTCGACTTGATAATCTTTTTAAAAAAGGACCGAAATCCACAAATGGTAAAATAAGGGAAGCTTGGAAGGCTCATCTTGAAATTCATAGCGATGATGAATTGCGGGAAATACTGGCACCGTTAAGAATAATGCACAGTTTTGGGGATGAACGCCATGTAAAGGATCAACTAAATTCTAATCTTTTACTTTCGGGTTTGAAACCTATACCTGCAGATCAACACTCCAGCAAATATAATGACCTTATTCAAAAATTGCACGCATCAGGCAAAAATATCTTTACTAAAGATGAGCTATTCGACATTTTAAAAGCTGAGGAACTTTATATTGGGAAGGCTACTGATGAGGAAAACTATTTTAAGGTAGGGGTGCGTAGCTTTAGAAAAGGTGCAGAAAATTTGCATAATGAAGTTGATCAAATCAGCTGTTTTCTTCACTGCTTTTCGAGTAGATTTATTTTGGAAGAATATGCTGGAATGGAATTCATTAACGAACAAATAAAGGCCACTGCAGAGAAAATAATTGAAAATAAAAAACCTGTCCTATTACATCTAGATACGCACCTATCCCTAGCAACCTTATTAGGATCTCAGCTCAATCCTAAATATGGTGTTCCTGAAATAACTCTTGTACAAAAAACATTTAATGGTAAGAAGTTATGGAAAGCCGATACAGAAATCACACCTGCAGCGACTGGTCCTCATTGGACAATTACAGAGGAACAACTCAATAAACACGGTGATGAAACGGTCTTATCAATTAACGTGACACATGATATCATCGAAGATGTAAATAATTTTGTTAAAGAAAATCTCAGGAACGTAAAAGCAATTGTCCACGCAACCATACTGCCTAAAATTGGAGCTACTTCATTAATCGATGCCAATCACGCGGTTTCAGCACTCGAAGAACTAATAAATACAGTACGAACAGTGAAACGTAAATCCTCAGCGATGGGGAAAGTTCATTTATTTATTGCCGCACCAAATGCCCTAGCTTTCTATCTTGGTCAGAAGATCAGCTTACTTGGAAAAACGGCGCTATATGAGTTTGACTTTGAACAACAACGAAATGGTGGGTATCATGCCATTCTGGAAATATAA